A portion of the Acidisoma sp. PAMC 29798 genome contains these proteins:
- a CDS encoding ABC transporter permease → MRSAKTMLPADGSSGPAHIEAAHSHPAPPAPVSKPGRQRSFIDRAMTPRAPISARASVIAGLSVWAVILLVWSALTYGGIMPDIFLPSPTAVIQRAIEMFGDGTIWPNIWSSVQVILLGFIISSVVAVPLGLLMGTYKIVQSALEPMVNFIRYLPVTAFVPLFILWIGLGLSQRVAIIIFGTFFQQLVMIMDVVAAVPEDMLNASYTLGSSRRDVLTHVLLPAARPGIIDTLRITMGWAWTYLVVAELVAASSGLGFMSMQAMRGFQVDKIFLAIGIIGLLGLITDTFFRLLRAKFAGWAA, encoded by the coding sequence ATGAGAAGTGCGAAAACCATGCTGCCGGCCGACGGAAGCTCCGGTCCGGCCCATATCGAGGCGGCACATAGCCACCCGGCGCCCCCCGCTCCTGTGTCCAAGCCGGGTCGGCAGCGGAGCTTCATCGACCGCGCGATGACACCGCGCGCGCCGATCTCGGCGCGGGCCAGTGTGATTGCCGGCCTATCGGTCTGGGCCGTGATCCTGCTCGTCTGGTCCGCCCTGACCTATGGCGGCATCATGCCGGACATCTTCCTGCCTTCGCCCACGGCCGTCATCCAACGCGCCATAGAAATGTTCGGGGATGGCACGATCTGGCCCAATATCTGGTCCAGCGTGCAGGTGATCCTGCTCGGCTTCATCATCTCCTCGGTGGTTGCCGTACCGCTCGGGCTGCTGATGGGCACGTACAAGATCGTGCAGTCGGCGCTTGAGCCGATGGTCAATTTCATCCGCTACCTGCCGGTCACGGCCTTCGTGCCGCTTTTCATCCTGTGGATCGGCCTTGGTCTCAGCCAGCGCGTCGCCATCATCATCTTCGGCACCTTCTTCCAGCAGCTCGTGATGATCATGGATGTCGTTGCCGCAGTGCCGGAGGATATGCTCAACGCCTCCTATACCCTCGGATCGTCGCGGCGCGATGTGCTGACCCATGTGCTGTTGCCGGCGGCGCGCCCGGGCATCATCGATACGCTGCGCATCACCATGGGCTGGGCCTGGACCTATCTCGTGGTCGCCGAACTCGTCGCTGCCAGCAGCGGATTGGGCTTCATGAGCATGCAGGCGATGCGCGGCTTCCAGGTCGATAAAATCTTCCTCGCGATCGGCATCATCGGCTTGCTCGGCCTCATCACCGACACCTTCTTTCGATTGCTGCGCGCGAAATTTGCGGGATGGGCGGCATGA